The following coding sequences lie in one Rutidosis leptorrhynchoides isolate AG116_Rl617_1_P2 chromosome 6, CSIRO_AGI_Rlap_v1, whole genome shotgun sequence genomic window:
- the LOC139855438 gene encoding GCN5-related N-acetyltransferase 7, chloroplastic encodes MAVLTIPNYFPLQSANGLRSNRRRKLCGQRWCTAASQQQELCTEFERIRIDKSALKIEKASSHEELWATSLLRVRSFYNFKSTFGIEDHKKYLAEREFGPLKERVAGTKAGEKVSCINATLPLSQMSSSSRDLCSSCKFSHDGEDRVVVGTLDLNQCVSLPNEITGMKPKEIGGDFARGYLSNVCVAKECTRNGLAFLLVEKSKSVAKAWGISDLYVHVAVDNEPAKNLYMKCGFVYESEEQAWQARFLDRPRRLLLWIGLSQ; translated from the exons ATGGCGGTTCTAACGATACCTAATTATTTTCCATTACAATCGGCCAACGGTCTTCGGAGTAACCGTCGCCGGAAACTATGTGGTCAACGGTGGTGCACGGCTGCGTCACAACAGCAAGAATTGTGTACGGAATTTGAGAGGATAAGGATCGATAAATCTGCTCTGAAGATAGAAAAAGCATCTTCTCATGAAGAGCTTTGGGCCACGTCACTGCTTCGTGTGAGATCCTTCTACAATTTCAAGTCAACGTTTGGTATCGAA GATCATAAAAAGTATTTGGCTGAACGTGAATTCGGACCTTTGAAAGAACGTGTTGCAGGTACAAAGGCAGGGGAAAAGGTGTCTTGTATCAATGCCACGTTACCGTTATCACAAATGAGTAGTTCGTCGAGGGACCTATGTTCTTCATGTAAG TTTTCACACGATGGAGAGGATAGAGTTGTTGTAGGGACTTTAGATCTTAATCAGTGTGTGAGCCTCCCAAATGAGATTACAGGAATGAAGCCAAAG GAGATTGGTGGTGATTTTGCAAGAGGTTACCTTAGTAATGTATGTGTTGCCAAAGAATGCACGAGAAATGGGCTTGCTTTCTTACTAGTTGAAAAATCAAAATCAGTTGCTAAAGCTTGGG GTATTAGTGATTTGTATGTGCACGTTGCAGTTGACAATGAGCCAGCCAAGAATTTGTACATGAAATGTGGTTTCGTTTATGAGAGTGAAGAACAAGCGTGGCAGGCAAGGTTTCTTGATCGTCCTCGAAGACTTCTTCTATGGATTGGTCTTTCCCAATAA